From Humibacter ginsenosidimutans, a single genomic window includes:
- a CDS encoding TetR/AcrR family transcriptional regulator, producing the protein MTESRDMDARIARTRALLQDALLELARERSLDEITIADIAEHAGVNRSTFYQHYSDKDVLLADALDAAVEEAGERLVQLTVPVSGPPEDLLTYLKHIEQNAAIYSRVLGDRGSAIVAARVRSQVEKVALEGISRSNVPAYDGVPLEIVAAGITGSAMGVVRAWLERDPRPPVETAADWLWQVLLGPGTAWTFGTGPDGHKVSGPRSC; encoded by the coding sequence GTGACAGAATCGCGAGACATGGATGCCCGCATCGCCCGCACACGCGCGCTCCTGCAGGACGCCCTGCTGGAGCTCGCCCGTGAGCGCAGCCTCGACGAGATCACGATCGCCGATATCGCGGAGCACGCCGGCGTGAACCGCAGCACCTTCTATCAGCACTATTCCGACAAGGACGTGCTGCTCGCCGATGCCCTCGACGCCGCGGTCGAAGAGGCCGGCGAGCGTCTCGTGCAGCTGACCGTTCCCGTCTCCGGCCCACCTGAAGATCTGCTGACCTACCTGAAGCACATCGAGCAGAACGCGGCCATCTACTCGCGCGTGCTGGGCGACCGGGGCTCGGCCATCGTCGCCGCGCGCGTGCGCTCCCAGGTCGAGAAGGTGGCGCTCGAGGGCATCAGCCGCTCGAACGTGCCCGCGTACGACGGCGTGCCGCTCGAAATCGTGGCCGCCGGCATCACCGGCTCCGCCATGGGCGTGGTGCGCGCGTGGCTGGAGCGCGATCCGCGGCCACCCGTGGAGACCGCGGCCGACTGGCTGTGGCAGGTTCTGCTCGGCCCTGGCACGGCGTGGACGTTCGGCACCGGCCCCGATGGACACAAGGTCAGCGGACCGCGCAGCTGCTGA